GTTTATTTAAGTGAATTTGCCACCAGCAAGACCCGGCGTATTTTAAAGCCGCTTTTGGAAATTCTTTCTGGGGTGCCAACGGTCGTTTATGGGTACTTCGCGTTGGTATTTTTAACGCCTCTGCTGCAGCAGTTCGTGCCGGGATTGTCCGGATTTAACGCTTTAAGCCCTGGGCTTATCATGGGGATGATGATTATCCCTTTAGTATGCTCTTTAAGCGAAGATGCTCTCTATGCCGTGCCAATGCATCTGCGAGAAGCTGCCTACGCGTTAGGAGCGGGTAAAGTGACAACAATTTGCAGGGTGGTAATTCCGGCGGCTTATTCGGGGATTAAGGCTTCGGTTGTATTGGCGATTTCTAGAGCCATCGGGGAAACCATGATTGTAACACTGGCAGCAGGTCAACAGCCGCAGCTGACGTTGGATCCGCGTGTGCCCATAGAAACCATGACGGCTTATATTGTCCAGGTGAGTATGGGCGATACGCCCAGGGGTACGATTGAATATCAAAGTATTTTCGTTGTGGGGGCCACGCTTTTTGCCATTACCTTTATAATTAACTACCTGTTGGGCGCTAAGCGGAGAACATCGTGAGAGCGCAAACGATATTTCGTTGGGTATGCCTGAGTGCCCTTTTGCTGCCGCTGGTGGTTTTGCTGCTTTTACTTGCTCAGTTGCTCTTTCAAGGGAGCGGCAGACTTGGTTTAGATTTTGTGACCAGCTTTCCCTCGCGCAAGGCTGAGCTGGCAGGCATCTATCCAGCGCTGGTAGGCAGCGTGATGCTGATGGCTATTGCAACTGCGGTGGCGATTCCGTTGGGCATCGGTGCAGCCATCTATTTGGAGGAGTACGCAAGCCATAATCTTTTTGCCCGCATGGTTGAGCTCAATGTGAGTAACTTGGCAGGCATTCCGTCGGTTATTTATGGACTTTTAGGACTCGAGTTATTCGTCCGGTTGATGGGCCTCAAACAAAGCCTGCTCGCTGGCGCGCTCACGCTTGCTCTACTCATGCTGCCGATTATTATCACCGCGTGTCGGGAAGCTTTGAAAACGGTGCCAAGATCTTATCAGGAGGCTTGTTACGCCTTAGGCAGCACAAAATTTGTAGCCATTATTAAAGTAATTATCCCGTTGGCGATGCCAGGCATATTAACCGGATCAATCTTAGCGATTTCCAGAGCCATCGGGGAAACGGCGCCTCTCATCGTTTTGGGTGCAGCCACTTATATTGCCTTCGTTCCGGATGGATTGGATTCGGAATTTACCGCCTTGCCCATTCAAATATTTAACTGGGTATCGAGGCCGCAAAAAGCCTTTTGGAATGATGCGGCCGCTGGGATCATTGTACTGTTGCTAACTTTATTGATTTTAAACCTTTTGGCCATTTTCCTCAGAAACCGGTTCGAGCGCCGATGATGCAAGTAAAACAATTTGAAGTTCAAAAGTTATCTGCTTGGTTCAACGATACCAGGGTCTTGAACGAAATTTCGCTCGATATCTGTGCGCGGCAAGTAACGGCCGTGATTGGCCCATCAGGCTGCGGCAAATCAACCTTCGTTCGCTGCTTGAACCGCATGCATGAGCTATCCGAAGGTGCCAAACTCGAGGGCAGCATCTTTTTAGACGGCCAAGATATCCATGACGACCGCATCGATCCAGTGCTATTAAGACGCCGCGTCGGCATGGTCTTTCAAAAGCCAAACCCTTTCCCTCATTGGTCTATCTTAGACAACGCGCTGAGCGGGCTCAAACTGACCCAACGCTTAAACCGCTCCAAAGCCATGGAAATCGCCGAATCTGCATTGACCAAAGCCGCTCTATGGGACGAAGTCAAAGACAGACTCTCCAAACCCGGTATCAGCCTTTCTGGTGGCCAACAACAGCGTCTGTGCATTGCCAGAGCCTTGGCGGTTGAGCCAGAGGTGATTCTAATGGACGAGCCCTGCTCTGCCTTAGATCCCATTGCCACGGCCAGAATCGAAGACTTGATACATGAACTCAAGAAAAATTATACCATTGTGATTGTGACGCATAGCATGCAGCAAGCCGCCAGAGTCTCGGACCAAACGGCATTTTTCTTGAGCGGTGTTTTGGTTGAATACGCAGACACTCGCCAACTGTTCACTTCGCCCAAAGACAATCGAACGGAAGATTACATTACAGGTAAATTCGGATGAGCAAACTCCACACTGACCGCGGCTACGAAAACGAATTAATCGACCTCAAATCAAGGCTTGCCGCCATGGCCTACGATGTTCAAAAGATGATCCAAAAATCGATACTCTCTTTGGAAACTAAGGACACGAAGCTGGCCGAAGAAGTCATCCTGAAAGACCATGAAATCAACCGTGAAGAAATCGAAAT
This sequence is a window from Myxococcota bacterium. Protein-coding genes within it:
- the pstA gene encoding phosphate ABC transporter permease PstA, giving the protein MRAQTIFRWVCLSALLLPLVVLLLLLAQLLFQGSGRLGLDFVTSFPSRKAELAGIYPALVGSVMLMAIATAVAIPLGIGAAIYLEEYASHNLFARMVELNVSNLAGIPSVIYGLLGLELFVRLMGLKQSLLAGALTLALLMLPIIITACREALKTVPRSYQEACYALGSTKFVAIIKVIIPLAMPGILTGSILAISRAIGETAPLIVLGAATYIAFVPDGLDSEFTALPIQIFNWVSRPQKAFWNDAAAGIIVLLLTLLILNLLAIFLRNRFERR
- the pstB gene encoding phosphate ABC transporter ATP-binding protein PstB; translated protein: MMQVKQFEVQKLSAWFNDTRVLNEISLDICARQVTAVIGPSGCGKSTFVRCLNRMHELSEGAKLEGSIFLDGQDIHDDRIDPVLLRRRVGMVFQKPNPFPHWSILDNALSGLKLTQRLNRSKAMEIAESALTKAALWDEVKDRLSKPGISLSGGQQQRLCIARALAVEPEVILMDEPCSALDPIATARIEDLIHELKKNYTIVIVTHSMQQAARVSDQTAFFLSGVLVEYADTRQLFTSPKDNRTEDYITGKFG
- the pstC gene encoding phosphate ABC transporter permease subunit PstC translates to MFHCHKKLCCENFFLAFLMASALISVGITLGVLVVLFTETFIFFEQVSWRDFLFDTKWTPLFASKHFGIWPLLAGTFLTSAIAMAVALPFGILAAVYLSEFATSKTRRILKPLLEILSGVPTVVYGYFALVFLTPLLQQFVPGLSGFNALSPGLIMGMMIIPLVCSLSEDALYAVPMHLREAAYALGAGKVTTICRVVIPAAYSGIKASVVLAISRAIGETMIVTLAAGQQPQLTLDPRVPIETMTAYIVQVSMGDTPRGTIEYQSIFVVGATLFAITFIINYLLGAKRRTS